From Elusimicrobiota bacterium, the proteins below share one genomic window:
- a CDS encoding PorV/PorQ family protein: MPFLKIDSGARAAALGGAYSAAGDDAASVFYNPAGAALADRKELEFSHNEWLQGLRNENLAYVQPFGKNHTVFGGANVLLSGVMDKYDALGVNTGSFNSLEGVVSFGLSTALGGNWYGASALKVFYQKADKDSASAFAVDSGLLKISGNLRFGASVSNLGTKLKLGSTAFGLPLIIRAGAAKRLNEQFLLSADMVKAGESQTAFCAGAEGKFVIKENEALFARAGYKSGRSQSAGAGFTAGIGIKNNDLRLDYAFSPYGDLGDSHRLTLSFRFGVERKDIPAPKKYPRGYTPPSRKPSAAPAKQPAAPAADVKGKKPVEKKKEKEEEEIPLMW; encoded by the coding sequence ATGCCTTTTTTGAAAATAGACTCGGGCGCCAGGGCCGCGGCACTTGGCGGGGCTTACTCCGCGGCGGGCGACGACGCCGCCAGCGTTTTTTACAATCCGGCGGGCGCCGCGCTCGCGGACAGGAAAGAACTTGAATTTTCGCATAACGAGTGGCTTCAGGGGCTGCGAAACGAAAACCTGGCTTATGTTCAGCCGTTCGGCAAAAACCATACGGTTTTTGGCGGCGCGAACGTGTTGTTAAGCGGCGTTATGGATAAGTACGACGCTTTAGGGGTTAATACCGGCTCTTTCAACTCCCTGGAAGGAGTTGTTAGCTTCGGGCTTTCGACTGCTCTTGGCGGGAACTGGTACGGCGCTTCCGCCTTGAAAGTGTTTTACCAGAAAGCCGATAAAGACAGCGCCTCCGCCTTTGCGGTGGACTCGGGGCTGCTGAAAATTTCAGGGAATTTGCGCTTTGGCGCGTCGGTCTCCAACCTGGGCACTAAACTGAAGCTCGGTTCCACCGCCTTTGGTCTGCCGCTTATTATACGGGCAGGCGCGGCAAAGCGTCTGAATGAACAGTTCTTGCTTTCGGCGGATATGGTGAAAGCTGGCGAAAGTCAGACCGCGTTCTGCGCGGGCGCTGAGGGCAAGTTTGTGATCAAGGAAAACGAGGCGCTTTTTGCCAGGGCGGGGTATAAGAGCGGCAGGAGTCAGTCCGCCGGCGCCGGTTTTACGGCCGGCATCGGCATAAAAAACAACGATTTGCGGCTGGATTACGCCTTTTCCCCTTACGGCGACCTGGGCGACTCCCACAGGCTAACGCTTTCTTTCCGTTTTGGCGTGGAGCGGAAGGACATTCCGGCTCCAAAAAAGTATCCGCGCGGTTACACACCTCCCTCCCGCAAGCCGTCGGCCGCGCCCGCTAAACAGCCCGCCGCGCCCGCCGCTGATGTAAAGGGCAAAAAGCCGGTTGAAAAGAAAAAAGAAAAAGAGGAAGAGGAAATCCCGCTTATGTGGTAG
- a CDS encoding ABC transporter permease codes for MDSLTRIFTLSLLTQTVRISVPYVLAALGATISELGGVVNIGLEGIILTGAFCSVLGNYYSGNPWVGIAAGVAGGIAAAWIHAVVSIKFRANQIISGLAINILAVGATKFFLKFFFHSSSNSGRISAFSKWDIPLISNIPLFGDLLSNPLILLSIFLVAAAYIFVYKTTFGLRLRAVGENPECADTLGINVFLTRYAAVLISGALAALGGVWLAYDQHQFTDGMSGGRGYIALTAMIFGKWNPLLATLAALFFGFAEASQIQLQTMGLNIPVQFIQMIPYLLTIIVLAGTFTSSASPSADGVPYEKE; via the coding sequence ATGGACTCCCTGACCCGGATATTCACTTTATCGCTTCTGACCCAGACGGTGCGTATTTCCGTGCCCTACGTGCTGGCGGCGCTGGGCGCCACCATCTCGGAACTGGGCGGAGTGGTGAACATCGGGCTGGAGGGCATTATTCTTACCGGCGCCTTCTGTTCGGTGCTTGGGAATTATTATTCTGGCAACCCCTGGGTGGGGATCGCCGCGGGAGTCGCCGGTGGTATCGCGGCCGCGTGGATACACGCCGTGGTTTCGATAAAATTCCGGGCGAACCAGATAATATCGGGGCTCGCAATAAACATACTCGCGGTGGGCGCCACAAAATTTTTTCTTAAATTCTTTTTTCACTCCTCCTCGAACTCCGGCAGGATAAGCGCCTTCTCCAAATGGGATATCCCGCTGATCTCAAATATCCCGCTGTTCGGGGACCTGCTTTCAAATCCGCTTATTCTGCTTTCCATATTTCTTGTCGCCGCGGCTTATATTTTTGTTTACAAGACCACTTTTGGCCTCAGGCTGCGGGCCGTGGGCGAAAACCCGGAATGCGCCGACACTCTGGGAATTAATGTTTTTCTGACCCGTTACGCGGCCGTGCTAATATCCGGGGCTTTAGCCGCGCTCGGAGGAGTATGGCTGGCCTACGACCAGCACCAGTTCACCGACGGCATGAGCGGGGGGCGCGGCTATATCGCGCTTACCGCCATGATCTTCGGCAAATGGAACCCGCTGCTTGCCACTCTGGCCGCGCTGTTCTTCGGGTTTGCGGAAGCGTCGCAGATACAGCTGCAGACCATGGGCCTGAATATTCCCGTGCAGTTCATACAGATGATACCCTACCTGCTGACCATAATAGTGCTGGCCGGCACTTTCACCAGTTCAGCCTCCCCGTCGGCCGATGGCGTGCCGTATGAGAAAGAATAA
- a CDS encoding lectin like domain-containing protein: protein MKTFSKTVFTAITARSAARGLFFATAAAFSMLLPSALIAQSAVPSSAPLNPKFVAYMAASSGKQQRVKAVSGSSHTLGLLPAPFDFSYMKGRHPALKGGAHVPKLGYDSTYDLRSLGKVSSVKDQGGCGSCWAFATMASLESRLLPGESRDFSENNLKNTSGFDYAPCDGGEYAMATAYLARWSGPWNETADPYVITENKQAPIYPSPNTQKHLQEALFLPDRSGPADNDNIKYALTAYGAVFTSIYMNEDDPNYSDYYDPANKSYYYNGAADTDHSVTIVGWDDNFDKNKFKTVPAGNGAFIVKNSWGAGWGDSGYFYISYYDAGLKQNTAFSVAESTGNYNRTYQYDPLGQTSATGYGTNTAWFSNVFTAAENNTQVTAVGFYTLAVDSAYDIYVYRGVTAGNPRSGTLISSQPGGSQPYAGYHTVPLATTVALTSGQKFSVVIKMTTPGYNFPIPMELPITSPSPSYSSGATAHAGESYISELGSVWTDLITPNPNANVNIKAFTSDTTPPSNITTVNDGLSTDITYVNSLSQLSANWTASVDAESGIRRYLYAIGNTLGGNDVLDWTDNGNNTSVTQTGLILTNGQIYYFKVKAENWAGMSSAVTNSNGQTTDNTAPSTPAFINDGTGADIAWTGFPSQLSANWAASSDAQSGIAKYWYAIGHSPGAADVLGWTDNGNKTYVTKTGLPLVDGYPYYFTVKAENGEGLQSDAVNSDGQTVDETAPSNPGAVNDGMGADITYANSNTQLSANWIAATDAQSGIGRYWYAIGTTAGGTNVVNWTDNGIHTSTTAAGLTLANGQIYYFTIKAENGAGLPSGAVSSNGQKVDTTFPSAPGAVIDGTGVGDITYVNSSTQLSAHWTGAADAESGIARYWYAIGTTAGGTDTLDWTDNGSNISVSTAGLSLTNGVTYYFTVKAENGSGLQSTPVNSNGQTVDITAPSSPAPVNDGTGDDISETGIPNQLSANWAASSDAESGIVRYWYAIGTTAGVTDTLDWTDNGTSTSVTKTGLSGLVNGVIYYFTVKAENGAGLQTTPVNSNGQLMNVDVTPPTNPAQVRDGAGADIDWSGSLTRLSANWDPSSDPQTGIAKYWYAIGTTAGGTDVVAWTDNGTNTSTTTTGLSLSNGQIYYFTVKAVNGAGLWSGVVNSNGQTVDITAPSLPGAVNDGTGADITYANSNTQLSANWTGATDDQSGIARYWYAIGTTAGGTEVTDWIDNGPNISVTRSGLNLTNGHIYYFTVKAENGAGLPSSAVNSNGQKVDTTAPSNPGAVNDGAGADITYTNSITQLSANWTAATDAESGIAMYWYAIGTAPGGADVLWWTDNGAGMSVTENGLDLTTGVTYYFTVYAENGAGLPGLAANSDGVTVDTTPPSNIWAVNDGTGTDIAETGIPTQLSANWTAGIDTQSGIAMYRYAIGTTTGSTDVTGGWRNNGTITSTTTTGLTLTDGVTYYFTVKAVNGVGLESSSTTSNGQWLNTDVTPPSNVAQVRDGTGADTAWSGFSDQLSANWDPGFDAESGIAEYWYAIGTTAGDTDTLVWTDNGNSTSVTSTSLILTFGQKYYFTVKAKNGAGLWSGVTNSDGQTVDTTAPSTPGAVNDGTGGDITYTTSTTQLSANWTAATDAESDIARYWYAISTTVGGTNVVNWTDNGTNTSTTTTGLSLANGVTYYFTIKAENGAGLQSGAANSNGQTVDTTAPSNPGAVNDGAGADITYVNSTTQLSANWTAAADVQSGIARYWYAIGTTTVGSTDFLGWTDNGANTSTTTTGLNLVNGATYYFTVKAENGAGLQSDVSNSNGQTVDTTAPSNPGAVNDGTGQDINYVNSLSQLSANWIAAADAQSGIARYWYAISSTTAGGTDFVGWTDNGANISVSTAGLSLTDGVTYYFTVKAENGVGLQSGVSNSNGQVVTLDFTPPTNVAQVRDGTGADAAWSNSLTQLSANWDSSSAPQSGIAGYWYAIGTTVGGTNVAGWTDNGNNTSVTRTGLYLTNGATYYFGVKAENLVGVYSDVTWSNGQILDTSSPADITYVYDGTGSDIDYISSLNTLSAHWGASAHPSGINRYEVAIGTFTGGLNVKDWTANGVALSTTVAGLALTESTTYYFSVKAYSNSGSSSAVKVSDGQMVDITSPTATVIITSVQPATLGVFSAKLIITEANGLAGAPALKIAPGCGAAYNTNVSYLAYSTWTVSSFIETYFSTGAACFVLSAADLAGNIGTVITSGGSFNIDTAISGAAGGTVANSDGCGVSVPAGDVSGNFFVTISTVASSLTDPADALSPGSVKLHVNDLVRDFSAKSELDAQIHNFPAPPTITMAYPDADADGMVDGDNVREDLTWIYWLDEVSGSWVPLPGVSHDYSANTLSADVNHFSVYSIRVKSVSGLTFSNLRVYPNPCDFNKTPYRLTIAGIPQDETAPAVYIYNSAGELVRVLKPGDGIDPINEALWDGRLKGGGKAASGLYIYLVKTKKYGKGSGKFFVRW from the coding sequence ATGAAGACCTTTTCCAAAACGGTTTTTACAGCGATCACGGCGCGTTCAGCCGCGCGTGGTTTATTCTTTGCCACCGCAGCCGCTTTTTCGATGCTCCTTCCCTCCGCGCTCATCGCCCAGAGTGCAGTTCCTTCCTCCGCGCCGCTTAACCCTAAGTTCGTGGCTTATATGGCCGCCTCGTCCGGCAAGCAGCAGCGGGTGAAAGCAGTTTCAGGTTCCAGTCATACATTGGGTTTACTTCCTGCGCCGTTCGACTTTTCGTACATGAAAGGCCGGCACCCCGCGCTCAAGGGGGGGGCTCATGTGCCCAAGTTGGGATACGATTCCACCTATGACCTAAGGAGTCTCGGTAAAGTCTCCTCTGTTAAGGACCAGGGCGGCTGCGGTTCATGCTGGGCTTTTGCAACCATGGCGTCTCTTGAATCCCGCCTGCTTCCGGGTGAATCGCGGGATTTCTCCGAAAATAACCTTAAAAACACGTCCGGCTTCGATTACGCCCCCTGCGACGGAGGGGAGTATGCAATGGCAACGGCATACCTGGCCAGGTGGAGCGGTCCTTGGAACGAAACGGCCGATCCATACGTTATTACGGAAAATAAACAGGCCCCCATATACCCTTCCCCCAACACCCAGAAGCATCTGCAGGAGGCCCTCTTTCTTCCGGACAGGTCCGGCCCTGCCGATAACGACAATATAAAATACGCATTGACCGCTTACGGAGCGGTGTTTACCTCGATCTATATGAATGAGGATGACCCCAACTACTCCGACTACTATGATCCCGCCAACAAGTCCTATTATTACAACGGCGCCGCCGACACCGACCATTCCGTTACCATAGTCGGCTGGGACGATAATTTTGACAAGAACAAGTTTAAAACTGTGCCGGCCGGCAACGGCGCCTTTATTGTCAAGAACTCCTGGGGCGCCGGCTGGGGCGACAGCGGCTATTTTTATATATCGTATTACGACGCGGGCCTGAAGCAGAATACCGCTTTCTCGGTGGCCGAGTCCACCGGCAACTATAACAGGACTTACCAGTATGACCCGCTGGGCCAGACTTCAGCCACAGGCTACGGCACCAATACGGCCTGGTTTTCAAATGTGTTTACCGCGGCTGAAAATAACACCCAGGTGACCGCCGTAGGTTTTTATACCCTGGCTGTGGATTCAGCCTATGACATATACGTTTACCGCGGCGTCACAGCCGGCAACCCGCGCTCCGGCACTCTGATCTCCAGCCAGCCAGGAGGGTCGCAGCCCTATGCCGGCTATCATACTGTTCCTCTTGCCACCACAGTGGCGCTGACCAGCGGCCAAAAATTTTCAGTAGTAATAAAGATGACCACCCCCGGCTATAATTTCCCTATCCCTATGGAATTACCCATAACCTCCCCCAGCCCGTCCTATTCCAGCGGCGCGACGGCCCATGCGGGAGAAAGTTATATCAGTGAGTTAGGCAGCGTATGGACGGATCTTATTACGCCAAATCCCAACGCCAACGTCAATATAAAGGCTTTCACTTCCGACACCACGCCCCCGTCCAACATAACCACCGTCAACGACGGTTTATCCACCGACATTACTTATGTTAACTCCCTCAGCCAACTGTCGGCCAACTGGACGGCGTCCGTGGACGCCGAAAGCGGGATACGGCGCTACTTGTACGCCATCGGCAACACGCTCGGAGGGAACGACGTTCTAGATTGGACTGACAACGGCAACAATACTTCCGTGACACAAACAGGGCTTATCCTTACCAACGGGCAAATATACTACTTCAAGGTAAAAGCGGAGAACTGGGCAGGGATGTCCTCCGCTGTCACTAATTCCAACGGGCAGACTACAGATAACACCGCTCCTTCAACCCCGGCGTTCATAAACGACGGCACGGGGGCTGACATAGCCTGGACAGGCTTCCCATCGCAGTTGTCCGCGAACTGGGCCGCCAGTTCCGACGCGCAGAGCGGCATAGCTAAATATTGGTACGCAATAGGCCACTCGCCTGGCGCGGCTGACGTATTGGGTTGGACTGACAACGGCAACAAAACTTATGTCACGAAGACGGGTCTGCCCTTGGTGGACGGGTATCCATATTATTTTACGGTAAAAGCGGAGAACGGAGAGGGCCTGCAGTCCGACGCGGTGAATTCCGACGGCCAGACGGTGGATGAGACCGCCCCGTCAAACCCCGGAGCGGTCAATGACGGCATGGGGGCGGATATAACATATGCGAATTCAAACACTCAATTATCGGCCAACTGGATAGCCGCGACAGACGCGCAGAGCGGGATAGGCAGATATTGGTACGCAATAGGCACCACCGCGGGGGGCACGAATGTAGTTAATTGGACCGACAACGGCATTCATACTTCTACTACAGCGGCCGGTCTGACCCTGGCTAACGGGCAGATATACTATTTCACGATCAAGGCGGAAAACGGGGCGGGCCTGCCGTCCGGCGCGGTGAGTTCCAACGGCCAGAAGGTGGACACCACTTTCCCTTCCGCCCCCGGCGCGGTCATTGACGGCACTGGAGTTGGTGATATAACCTATGTGAATTCAAGCACGCAGCTGTCCGCCCACTGGACAGGCGCTGCGGACGCAGAGAGCGGTATAGCCAGATATTGGTACGCGATAGGCACCACCGCGGGGGGCACGGATACCCTGGATTGGACCGACAATGGCTCCAACATTTCTGTTTCAACGGCGGGGTTGAGTCTGACGAACGGGGTGACCTATTACTTTACCGTTAAAGCCGAGAACGGCTCGGGACTGCAATCCACTCCGGTAAACTCCAACGGCCAGACCGTGGATATTACGGCGCCTTCCAGCCCCGCGCCCGTAAACGACGGCACGGGGGACGATATCTCCGAAACCGGCATCCCGAATCAGTTGTCCGCAAATTGGGCCGCCAGTTCCGACGCGGAGAGCGGCATAGTCAGATATTGGTACGCGATAGGCACCACTGCGGGGGTCACGGATACCTTGGATTGGACCGACAATGGAACCAGCACTTCTGTTACTAAGACCGGCCTGAGCGGCCTGGTCAACGGCGTAATATATTACTTCACGGTCAAGGCGGAGAACGGCGCGGGGCTGCAGACTACGCCGGTAAACTCCAACGGCCAGCTAATGAACGTAGATGTCACGCCGCCAACCAATCCGGCCCAGGTCAGGGACGGCGCCGGAGCCGATATTGACTGGTCCGGCTCTCTGACCCGGCTGTCGGCCAACTGGGATCCCAGTTCCGATCCACAGACTGGTATAGCCAAATACTGGTACGCGATAGGCACCACTGCGGGGGGCACGGATGTAGTGGCTTGGACCGACAACGGCACTAATACCTCTACTACAACTACCGGCCTGAGCCTGAGCAACGGGCAGATATATTATTTCACGGTCAAGGCGGTGAACGGCGCGGGGCTGTGGTCCGGCGTGGTGAATTCCAACGGCCAGACGGTAGATATTACCGCCCCGTCGCTTCCCGGCGCGGTCAATGACGGCACGGGGGCGGATATAACCTATGCGAACTCAAACACGCAGCTGTCCGCCAACTGGACAGGCGCGACAGATGATCAGAGCGGAATAGCCAGATATTGGTACGCGATAGGCACCACCGCGGGGGGAACGGAGGTGACAGACTGGATAGATAACGGTCCCAACATTTCTGTTACAAGGTCCGGGCTGAACCTGACCAACGGGCATATATATTACTTCACGGTAAAAGCGGAAAATGGGGCGGGGCTGCCTTCCAGCGCGGTGAATTCCAACGGCCAGAAGGTGGACACGACCGCCCCGTCAAACCCCGGCGCGGTCAATGACGGAGCGGGGGCGGACATAACTTATACGAATTCCATCACGCAGCTGTCCGCCAACTGGACAGCCGCGACAGACGCGGAGAGCGGAATAGCCATGTACTGGTACGCGATAGGCACCGCTCCGGGAGGCGCGGATGTTTTGTGGTGGACGGACAACGGCGCCGGTATGTCCGTCACAGAGAACGGGCTGGACCTGACTACCGGTGTAACCTATTACTTTACTGTTTATGCCGAGAACGGCGCTGGGTTGCCGGGCTTAGCCGCCAATTCCGACGGCGTAACTGTTGACACTACTCCGCCTTCCAATATCTGGGCCGTAAATGACGGCACGGGAACCGATATAGCCGAAACCGGTATCCCGACCCAGTTGTCGGCCAACTGGACCGCCGGTATCGACACGCAGAGCGGGATAGCCATGTACAGGTACGCGATAGGTACCACTACGGGGAGCACCGACGTGACAGGCGGCTGGAGGAATAACGGCACTATTACTTCTACTACAACAACCGGTCTGACCCTGACAGACGGCGTGACCTACTACTTCACGGTCAAGGCGGTGAACGGCGTCGGGCTGGAGTCCTCCTCCACCACCTCCAACGGCCAGTGGCTGAACACGGATGTCACGCCGCCCTCCAATGTGGCCCAGGTAAGGGACGGTACAGGAGCCGACACCGCCTGGTCCGGCTTTTCGGATCAACTGTCGGCCAACTGGGACCCAGGTTTCGACGCGGAGAGCGGCATAGCCGAATACTGGTACGCTATAGGCACCACTGCGGGAGACACGGATACCCTGGTGTGGACCGATAACGGCAACAGCACCTCCGTTACAAGTACATCCTTGATCCTGACTTTCGGGCAGAAATACTACTTCACGGTAAAAGCGAAGAACGGCGCCGGGCTCTGGTCCGGCGTAACGAATTCCGACGGCCAGACGGTGGACACGACCGCCCCGTCAACCCCCGGCGCGGTCAATGACGGCACGGGGGGGGATATAACTTATACGACTTCCACCACGCAATTGTCGGCCAACTGGACCGCCGCGACAGACGCGGAGAGCGATATAGCCAGATATTGGTACGCGATAAGCACCACCGTCGGCGGCACTAATGTGGTGAACTGGACTGACAACGGCACTAACACTTCTACTACAACTACGGGGCTGAGCCTGGCGAACGGCGTGACCTATTACTTTACTATTAAGGCTGAGAACGGCGCCGGGTTGCAGTCCGGCGCGGCAAATTCCAACGGCCAGACGGTGGACACGACCGCCCCGTCAAACCCCGGCGCGGTAAATGACGGTGCGGGAGCGGATATAACTTATGTGAATTCCACCACGCAACTGTCGGCCAACTGGACAGCCGCGGCAGACGTTCAGAGCGGGATAGCCAGATATTGGTACGCGATAGGCACCACCACTGTGGGGAGCACGGATTTTCTGGGGTGGACTGACAACGGCGCCAACACTTCCACTACAACTACGGGGCTGAACCTGGTGAACGGCGCGACCTATTACTTTACCGTTAAAGCCGAGAACGGCGCGGGGCTGCAGTCCGATGTATCCAACTCAAACGGCCAGACGGTGGATACGACCGCCCCGTCAAACCCCGGAGCGGTCAATGACGGTACGGGGCAAGATATAAATTATGTTAACTCCCTCAGCCAGCTGTCCGCCAACTGGATAGCCGCTGCCGACGCTCAGAGCGGGATAGCCAGATATTGGTATGCGATAAGCTCCACCACCGCGGGGGGCACGGATTTTGTGGGGTGGACGGACAACGGCGCCAACATATCTGTTTCAACGGCGGGGCTCAGCCTGACGGACGGAGTGACCTATTACTTTACCGTTAAAGCCGAGAATGGCGTAGGCCTGCAATCCGGTGTTTCCAACTCGAACGGCCAGGTGGTGACTTTGGATTTCACTCCGCCGACAAACGTGGCCCAGGTCAGGGACGGCACCGGAGCCGACGCCGCCTGGTCCAACTCGCTTACCCAGTTGTCGGCCAATTGGGACTCGAGCTCCGCTCCGCAGAGCGGCATAGCCGGCTACTGGTACGCTATCGGCACCACGGTGGGCGGGACTAACGTGGCGGGCTGGACTGATAACGGCAACAACACTTCCGTTACCAGGACCGGGCTGTACCTGACGAACGGCGCTACCTATTATTTCGGGGTTAAGGCGGAAAACCTGGTGGGCGTTTACTCCGATGTTACCTGGTCCAACGGGCAAATATTAGATACAAGTTCCCCCGCGGATATCACTTATGTTTACGACGGCACGGGCTCCGACATAGATTATATTTCTTCTTTGAACACGCTGTCAGCCCATTGGGGGGCTTCCGCCCATCCCAGCGGTATTAACCGTTATGAAGTCGCTATCGGCACATTCACGGGAGGCCTGAACGTGAAGGATTGGACCGCCAACGGGGTGGCGCTCAGCACCACTGTCGCCGGTCTTGCTTTGACCGAGAGCACAACTTATTATTTTTCAGTGAAAGCGTACAGTAACAGCGGCTCTTCTTCCGCCGTGAAAGTATCCGACGGCCAGATGGTGGATATTACAAGCCCCACGGCTACGGTGATAATTACCTCCGTCCAGCCTGCCACACTCGGCGTTTTCAGCGCGAAGCTGATAATTACCGAAGCCAACGGCCTGGCCGGCGCGCCCGCGCTTAAAATCGCTCCCGGCTGCGGCGCGGCTTATAACACGAATGTCTCCTATCTGGCCTATTCCACCTGGACGGTTTCCTCTTTCATAGAAACTTATTTTTCCACCGGCGCCGCCTGCTTTGTGCTTTCCGCCGCCGATCTGGCCGGAAATATCGGCACGGTGATAACATCAGGCGGAAGTTTCAATATTGACACTGCCATTTCCGGCGCGGCCGGCGGCACGGTGGCGAACAGCGATGGCTGCGGCGTGAGCGTACCGGCCGGGGATGTCAGCGGAAACTTTTTTGTAACTATCTCAACCGTGGCATCCTCTCTGACCGACCCGGCTGACGCCTTAAGTCCCGGTTCGGTAAAGCTGCACGTAAATGATCTTGTAAGGGATTTCTCCGCCAAAAGCGAGCTTGACGCGCAAATACATAATTTCCCCGCGCCCCCTACGATAACTATGGCTTATCCGGATGCCGACGCGGACGGCATGGTAGACGGCGACAATGTCCGTGAGGACCTGACCTGGATTTATTGGCTGGACGAAGTATCGGGCAGCTGGGTGCCGCTGCCGGGAGTCAGTCACGATTATAGCGCCAACACCTTATCGGCGGATGTCAACCATTTCTCGGTCTATTCAATAAGGGTAAAGTCAGTTTCCGGGCTTACGTTCTCGAACCTGAGGGTTTATCCGAATCCCTGCGACTTCAATAAAACCCCTTACCGCTTAACCATAGCCGGCATTCCGCAGGATGAAACAGCCCCCGCAGTTTACATCTACAACTCGGCAGGCGAGCTGGTGCGCGTTTTAAAACCCGGCGACGGCATCGATCCGATTAATGAGGCCTTGTGGGACGGAAGGCTTAAAGGGGGGGGGAAGGCCGCGAGCGGGCTTTATATTTACCTGGTAAAGACTAAAAAATACGGTAAGGGAAGCGGAAAATTTTTTGTGCGCTGGTAA
- a CDS encoding glycosyltransferase, whose product MALKILVNSLFGGGAEIQAALLAKAMKPEAFLLLDRECSPRPDSPPFSSLFRHGASLPGALKTILSPLYASRLAAITAPGDTVLSFMERSNFVNILSARKSGHRAVICEVTQPSREFSGLRGTLMKPLIKKLYPLADLVISNSKGNARDLADNFDFSCEKIKVIYNSCDTQAIALKAAEPLESLHAAIFKRPVIITSGRLTAAKGHWHLLRIFAELKKTNPGAALVFLGEGELKERLLGLCAALGLKAYFPGGAALSPDAGDVFFLGFQRNPYKFLSKAKIFAFPSLWEGLPNAVLEALACGLPVISSDCRSGPREILAPETDFQTEAAAPEETAFGFLMPPFKAAAPDSTPVISGLEKLWAKNTADLLGDDQRLENYSASCRKRAEAFSLKVKVVEWETALRLKA is encoded by the coding sequence ATGGCTCTAAAAATCCTGGTTAATTCCCTTTTTGGCGGCGGCGCTGAAATTCAGGCGGCGCTTCTTGCTAAAGCCATGAAGCCGGAAGCCTTCCTGTTGCTTGACCGGGAATGTTCCCCCCGCCCTGATTCGCCGCCGTTTTCAAGTCTTTTCCGCCATGGCGCGTCGTTGCCCGGCGCCCTCAAAACCATTTTATCCCCGCTCTATGCCTCGCGCCTGGCCGCCATAACCGCGCCCGGCGACACCGTGCTCTCGTTCATGGAACGCTCAAATTTCGTCAACATACTGTCCGCGCGGAAAAGCGGGCATCGCGCCGTTATCTGCGAAGTAACCCAGCCCTCCAGGGAATTTTCGGGCCTTCGCGGAACGCTTATGAAGCCGCTTATAAAGAAACTCTACCCGCTGGCGGATCTGGTAATTTCAAATTCAAAAGGCAATGCGAGGGACCTGGCCGATAATTTCGATTTTTCCTGCGAAAAAATAAAGGTTATATACAATTCCTGCGACACCCAGGCAATAGCGCTGAAAGCCGCCGAACCGCTTGAAAGTCTTCATGCCGCCATTTTTAAAAGACCGGTTATAATTACCAGCGGCCGCCTGACCGCCGCCAAGGGCCATTGGCATTTGCTCAGGATATTCGCCGAACTTAAAAAAACAAATCCCGGCGCCGCGCTGGTTTTTTTGGGAGAGGGAGAACTTAAAGAAAGACTGCTCGGCTTATGCGCGGCGCTGGGACTTAAAGCATATTTTCCGGGCGGCGCCGCGCTGTCGCCGGATGCCGGGGATGTGTTTTTTTTGGGCTTTCAACGAAACCCGTATAAATTTCTCTCAAAAGCCAAAATATTTGCCTTCCCCTCTCTCTGGGAGGGACTTCCAAACGCCGTGCTTGAAGCCCTGGCCTGCGGCCTGCCGGTGATCTCCTCGGACTGCCGCTCGGGACCCAGGGAAATACTGGCCCCTGAAACGGATTTTCAAACGGAGGCCGCGGCGCCGGAAGAAACCGCTTTCGGATTTTTGATGCCGCCATTTAAGGCTGCCGCGCCGGATTCTACGCCGGTTATAAGCGGCTTGGAAAAGCTCTGGGCAAAAAACACGGCGGACCTGCTTGGCGACGATCAGCGGCTTGAAAATTACAGCGCCTCATGCAGAAAGCGGGCTGAAGCATTTTCACTGAAGGTGAAAGTTGTAGAATGGGAAACAGCGCTCAGGCTGAAGGCTTAG